A window of the Brachyhypopomus gauderio isolate BG-103 chromosome 14, BGAUD_0.2, whole genome shotgun sequence genome harbors these coding sequences:
- the abcf2a gene encoding ATP-binding cassette sub-family F member 2a has translation MPSDLAKKKAAKKKQAAKARQRPKKPEDLNGDGERVDGQEQDTTEVNGVDSLTQELDEFELRKMEARAVTGVLASHPNSTDVHISSLSLTFHGQELLSDTCLELNSGRRYGLIGLNGTGKSMLLSAIGLREVPIPEHIDIYHLTREMAPSEKTALQCVMEVDQERIRLEKEAERLAHEDSECEKLMELYERLEELDADKAEMRASRILHGLGFTAAMQRKRLKDFSGGWRMRVALARALFLKPFMLLLDEPTNHLDLDACVWLEEELKEFKRILVLISHSQDFLNGVCTNIMHLHQRKLKYYTGNYDQYVKTREEMEENQMKRYNWEQDQMAHMKNYVARFGHGSAKLARQAQSKEKTLQKMVASGLTERVVNDKTLSFYFPPCGKIPPPVIMVQNVRFRYSEDTPFIYKNLEFGIDLDTRVALVGPNGAGKSTLLKLLTGELLPTDGMIRKHSHVKIGRYHQHLTEQLELDLSPLEYMMKCYPEIKEKEEMRKIIGRYGLTGKQQVSPIRNLSDGQKCRVCFAWLAWQNPHMLFLDEPTNHLDIETIDALADAINEFEGGMMLVSHDFRLIQQVAREIWVCEKQTITKWNRDILAYKEHLKSKIDKNA, from the exons TGGATGAGTTTGAGCTGAGAAAGATGGAGGCCCGTGCGGTGACGGGGGTGCTGGCCTCTCACCCCAACAGCACCGACGTGCATATTAGCAGCCTGTCTCTGACCTTCCACGGCCAGGAGCTGCTGAGTGACACCTGCCTGGAGCTGAACTCGGGCCGCCGTTACGGTCTCATCGGACTGAACGGgacgg GTAAATCGATGCTGCTGTCGGCCATCGGCCTCAGAGAGGTGCCCATCCCGGAGCACATTGACATTTACCACCTGACGCGCGAGATGGCTCCCAGCGAGAAGACGGCGCTGCAGTGTGTCATGGAGGTGGACCAGGAGAGGATCAGACTGGAGAAGGAGGCGGAGAGACTCGCTCACGAAGACT CGGAGTGTGAGAAGCTGATGGAGTTGTACGAGCGGCTGGAGGAGCTGGACGCGGACAAGGCAGAGATGCGCGCCTCCCGAATCCTCCACGGGCTGGGCTTCACCGCAGCCATGCAGCGAAAGAGGCTGAAAGACTTCAGCGGGGGCTGGCGCATGCGTGTGGCCCTGGCCAG GGCCCTTTTCCTTAAGCCCTTCATGCTGCTCCTGGATGAACCCACGAACCACCTGGACCTCGACGCCTGCGTGTGGCTGGAGGAGGAACTGAAGGA ATTCAAACGAATTCTGGTGTTGATCTCCCACTCTCAAGACTTCCTCAACGGTGTGTGCACCAATATCATGCACCTGCACCAACGCAAGCTAAAATATTACACA GGTAATTATGACCAGTATGTGAAAAcgagagaggagatggaggagaaccAGATGAAGCGTTATAACTGGGAGCAGGACCAGATGGCTCACATGAAG AACTACGTCGCGCGGTTCGGCCACGGCTCGGCCAAGCTGGCGCGGCAGGCTCAGAGCAAGGAGAAAACGCTACAGAAGATGGTGGCGTCGGGGCTAACTGAGCGTGTAGTGAACGATAAG ACGCTGTCGTTTTATTTTCCTCCCTGTGGGAAGATCCCTCCCCCCGTCATCATGGTCCAAAACGTTCGCTTCAGATATTCCGAAGATACG ccgttcatttacaaaaacctGGAGTTTGGAATTGACTTGGATACCAGAGTGGCCCTGGTGGGCCCCAATGGAGCTGGCAAATCAACACTGCTGAAGCTGCTTACTGGAGAG CTCCTCCCCACTGACGGGATGATTCGGAAGCACTCTCACGTAAAGATCGGTAGATATCACCAG CACCTGACGGAGCAGTTGGAGCTGGATCTGTCCCCTCTGGAGTACATGATGAAGTGCTACCCAGAGAtcaaagagaaagaggagatGAGGAAGATCATCGGGCGCTACGGACTCACTGGCAAACAGCAG GTCAGTCCCATCAGGAACCTCTCCGACGGTCAGAAGTGCCGCGTGTGCTTCGCCTGGCTGGCTTGGCAGAACCCCCACATGCTCTTCCTGGACGAACCCACCAACCACCTGGACATCGAGACCATTGACGCGCTGGCCGACGCCATCAATGAGTTTGAAGGAGGCATGATGCTAGTCAGCCACGACTTCAGACTTATCCAGCAG gTTGCTCGGGAGATCTGGGTTTGTGAAAAGCAGACCATCACCAAGTGGAACAGGGACATCTTGGCCTACAAAGAACATCTGAAATCCAAAATTGACAAAAATGCATGA